The window gcgaggacaaagcccaaaatacccagagccaaagagtgttaggcatcactaaagtctttctgtccgcgtcatCTGaaaacttattacacttgaggaatgtgaatcctccagccggttaggcattgcgttctgagcatccaagagtcattgtggattgccggtgaacgaagtttgtgaaggtttggaagtctcccttgaagacttaccagaatgattgggcgaggactaagttttcttagctcaaggggaataaggtgaagacgcggtcttctgagttgaatctcagcctccctaaccagacgtacagttgtcacagcaactggaactggtccaacaaatcccttgtcctctctGAGCAACTGGTTatatcctttctctctctttacttactgtttgtcttcgtgaagtcattgcccatttgtctgatctgattgacttcactgagtgaagactgtttcctgtttggcttcatactatcttccatcctgatccatactacctagctgctaatagtcttcgtgctttcattacattgcttacttgactatggcttgtctagtgtagtctatcttccgtttcatatcaataggttcatttctattgtttgtcttcaaagcacccatgttttgaagactttcataaaaatcgcctattcaccccccccccgcccccctctaatcgaatactagcactttcactctTGAATAAATCTGAAACCCATTTCAATTTTGATATATGTTCTTCATGCCAGGAATTTTGAGGCCAGAAATTGTTGAAATGCATTTGGACAATCTTTTTGTGATGGATAAAGCGGTAGTACATCTTTTTTTATGCGATAAGATAAAGGGTAGTCACTGAAATGCTTAATCTTGTAAACAACTAGAGATCATTCTTTTCTAGTTGTGAAAAATAGTAATCATTGGAATCCCTTCTGTAAACTAGGGTTCACTTTTTTCTATATATAAAAGTTCTCACCCTTATCTTGTCATAACAATTGAAATATGCTACACATTTCTTATTATTATTAACTGGCCAATAGTCTTTTCCGGTTTATTAAAAAGGCAAAGGTTTTGGCTCATTTTAGAGAAAGAGTTCTTCAACAGGCAATATAGCTTAAGAGCATTAAGTAGATCTTAATTTGTAACAACTTATTAGTTGGATCATCGCTCTCTATGTATGCATAGTCAAATTACCGTTTTTATCAACTTACATTACAAGTGAAGTGGATTTCAAATATTACCCGGCTGAGCATGTGCTATCTTTCTTATATGTATAAAAtttcacatgcattatgtttatatATAACTCTAGCAAGATAtttcaaaagcccgtggcaacgcatggGCATTCTACTAGTACATCCTAATCCTTGTATATAAATAGCAGTAGTTCGCCAGACGCATTTGAGTCTGATCTCCCACCTCTGAAATTCGTACACTTAAAACCGTTCAGATATAGTCCGCTCACTATTAGTTTTCTCGCCGCTaagtaaaacatgcaaaaaatggtGGCTTCCTAAAGCTACACCCCGAACATGAAGACAATTTTCGGAGTCGTTGCTCTGGTTTGTCGCTACCATCCGACAGAAGACCAAACCTCAGGCAATACCTATAGGGGAAAGCAAAGCAACGAGCACGCCGCTAACACTCACTCCAGCAAAGCCAAACTCGGGTATTCACCTAGAGAGACAACACTCAAATGAcgagcccgacgaggggcagcgacATGCCCCCAGTGGCTGGGTTTTCGACAAATAATTAATTTGCAAGACTTTTCACCTGGTAGCCTTTTTTTAGCAAGTAAACTAAGGATAGCAATGGGCAGGGTATGGTGCACGTACAATAATCCCATACGCATACTCATGTTATTCATGGGCATAAAAccatacccataccctacccatcacGCATAAATCTATGCCCATGCCCATACCCATACCCTATGGGTATCCATGCCTGATGGGTACCCACTGGGCATATTAACACATCAATGATCGGTACACTGGTCTCCGAGAGGTTTACATGGTTGTTGAAATGATGATTGTGAGGAGGATTGGGGCAAGGTATTGTTGGGGTGTGAGCATACAATGGAAGCGACCTATGACATAGATGTCAAGTTCTTTAGAATTTACATGCAAAGACTCGATAGCATAGGTTTATGACTCATATTAACCACCTATATGATCATTGGGTCGGGTTTGGGCGAACCCATGGGCATATAATTGTACCTGTGCCCTACCCATTACTAATCAGGTAGGGTTTGGGTACTACCCATGTGCATAAAAATGTGCTCATACCCTACCCATGCGGATCAGGTACACATGGGTATCCATGCGCATGGGTAAAATTGTCATCCTTAAGTAGAACGAGCAGGCGAAATTACGTGAGATTTGTTATATACTAAAAAGCACTGACATCTAAATTACGTGGCTGCTCTAGAACAGTCATCATAAACAAAAAGACACTACGTCCCCAGCACATTGAAGCACAGGGGTACATCAATGCAAGCAAATGAAGTGCAATAGTAAGCCACAGGGCCAGCGCCCGATCAAGTTCATTTCCCTTCCTGCCAGTTGGAATATTGCCTACACAAATCAGATAGCAGACTGCAGTTCACAGCTGATAAGATTAATCCCAAGTTCACACCATATTTGCTACAAGTTCACACCACTTTTGACAAGGGCGTGAGGTATATAGAATGGAAGAACCTACAGCAAATAATCCATTTCTGCATCTCAGACAACGAAAACCTAACTCTAGCTACCTGCAGAGCAACCAATGCAATCAGCCAGACTGATTTGTAATCTCCATTCATGCAAAAACTTTTAAGCTCATCTCACAGTTTTTGTTTGATTGAGACAGTATAGCTTCAACATTGCAGAAATTGCGTGAAAAGCAAAAAACTTAATCAACTCTGCATTATTGGACAGAACCAACATTATATATAGAGAGAGAACAACGAAAGGAGACCAATTAATCTGTAGCGGCACACCGCCAATTCCTATTTTTAGCATTCTTATGTTTCTGGCTACAGTCTTATATCATTTTAATCATGCATTCGGCTCAAAAACTATTAAACATCTATAATGACCAAAATCGAAGAAAATAGAATGTACACAAATCATACCAACAGCCAACGTTTTGTAGAAGAACAGGGCCCCGTCCTGGTCTGTTTTCATAAAAAAAAAAACCAACATTCGAACAGAGTGACAGTACGCGGAGAATGGCCGAATGCCAACCCAGAAAAGCAAAATGAAAATCATAATTTGGTTCAGACAAATTATATTGGAGGTTATCTGAGTTAAACTGACAAACAAAGATATGCTGAGAAAATATTTAACAAAACAACTTAAGATTAGCACAGTTAGACCATAACAACCGCAAACAGTCATTAGGTATTACAGCGATCCTGGATGAGCTATAATGTGAAAGAAATTGCAAGCCCGCACATTAGTAATAGAAGTTTAAAGCCAAATGCAGGGACTTTGTTAGTTATCAAACATATGCATTGATAGAACAACAAATAAATCATCCTCTAATTTGACCCTTGATGGACACACAGGAAAAATCGATCAATGTAGCAACCAGCAAAagtacaaacaaacaaaaaaaacctTGGAAGGGAAGGAAAGGAAAATATTTGTCAGGTTTCTACTGTTCGCCTGGAATGGTTCAAGTACTAGCAGTGATATTGTGGCCGAAAGTATTTGCCCGGAATGGCTCAAATTACATGGTGCTCTGTAATCACTAATCAGTATATAATTCACAAAACATCACAAAGTATTCTGTATTTCTCCTCCTAAAAAACGGAAGGTAAAGGAAGCAATGATTAGGCAACTCAGTTTCGTATAACAGTAAAAAGGGGAAGAAACATGACTTCCAGGTCAACATTGACAGCATAACACTCCCATTCTTGGACCATTCCTACTTAAGCTGCTCAACAGATAAGAGGCCAACATACTAAACTGAAATAATCTTTTCTGGACACATGATCAGGATGAATTGAACAAAAACAACCGCAATTGAATTGCAACCACCCTGCTTAAACTGCTCAACAAAATATtggtgctttgtaatacaaagcggggggaaacccattTTCTGTATAGTAGTGTACTAAACTGAAATAACCTGTTCTGGCCACATGATCAGGATGAATTGAACAAGAACAACCGCAATGGACTTGCAACCGCCATGCTTAAACTGCTCGACAACCAGCTTGATAGTAGTTAGTATCTTCGAAAACGCAACATCAACAGACTTCAGATGATGGATTTTGTCCACTATGCAATGTACGACTAATGCGCGGGGCACACTTAAGAGATCAGTTTGTCCTCGCCAGCGATTGACAACATTCTGCCATGATCTGTAAAGATACCAAGCACAAAACTCATGACCAACTTAAGGCTTTATAATATGCTGTGCCATGTACCTtttcttagttcaaaagattccatGGATGGATTTCAGATATGACCTTTAGCTATGCCAGAAAATAACATACAGTTTTTGAAGAAAATCTAAGGCCGGGCAACAGGACAATATTACGTTCCATGGATGGATTTCAGTTGAAGAAAATCTAAGGCCAGGCAACAGGACAATGTTACATCCACAAGTCTATTTGATTGTTTGGTAATCTCCAATTTACCCTAGCAACAAGTAAATGCTTCATCATCTACTTGACCAATCAACGACTCGAAGGCCAGTTAGTCATAGTGATAACAATCTGCCATGATCTAAAAAGACACCGTGCACAGAAGTAATAACCAAAAGTTAAGCTTAGCATTCCACTTTGGTGAGGGGTATGTACTAGTACTAATTACGAAGGTTACAAGAGCCTGATACGTGAGCTACCGCCATTTGCTAGAAAGAGAAGTGTCTTTTTTTACAAAAGGAAAATCTGAAGCAAGGTTACAGAATAATACAAGACCACCAAGTTTGCGTGCACATTTAGCAATACAACAGATCCATGTCATGGCCCTCAACAACTAAAACATGAAACATAAAAGTAAATTCCACTTTTCCATGCCACATATTCAGCTTTCACTAGCATACAAAAAATTGTATGGATAATTGTTAATGAACCAGAACCAACGAACTAAGCAAGCATCCAGAAGCTGTAAAGGAAATGCATGACAACAGATAAGCAAGGGCCAGTATCATACCTGGAGTGTAGAAGCTCAAGTAGGGTAGGACGCTAAAGTAGACCCCAGGCTCATCAACCTTCTTAACCTGCCCAGAGCTGAGCTTGATCATAAATAAGCCAGCACCTGTGCATACGAAGATGACACCCACACCCTCTGCAGACCCAACAACAATTGGCTTCTCATCTTGTTTGGCAACAGGTATCGTTTTCTCCAGTTCGATGACCCTGTATTGTACCCATTCAGCAGGTCCTTCCCTATCCACCTTCCTTGACCAGATATCGAGGCTGGAATCCATAATGTAGGCAAAGCCAAGTGAATGTTTCTCCTCCATGGCCATGAGGGCAATGTAGTACATGGTGTAGGGCGGCGGGTCAATCATGGATATGCTGTTCTTGCCCAAGTCATACTTGATGATTGCGTTACCCAGCCGAACCGTGAAGTGAATGTTTCTCCTCCATGGCCATGAGGGCAATGTAGTACATGGTGTGGGGCGGCGGGTCAATCATGGATATGCTGTTCTTGCCCAAGTCATACTTGATGATTGCGTTACCCAGCCGAACCGTGAAGTAGACTGCATCTCCGACAAGGGTGCCTCGCTTAGGGTGGAGATAGGGTGTGTAGTAGCGTCTATATACTTCTCCCTCTCGCATGTGCTttgcaaagcatgcacaactgttGTCGAGGCACACCGGCTCGCTCCAAGCCCCCGTCTCCGACGAGTAGACACTCGCGCATATGGTGTCCTTGTAGTCATGGGTGGCGACGAAGAGCACCCTGAACGGGCCGCCGTGGCAGTCGAGGTGGTCGCAGCCGTCGGCGGCGCAGAGCACCGCCGCGGACTCGATGAGCCACTCGATGTCCGGCGCGGGGATGGCGTGTCGGTCTCCGGTGACGGGGTCCTAGACAGGTAGTCCATGTCCTCGTGCTCCAGCATGCGGACGAGGACGCGGCCGTGGCGGCAGTCGAGGGGGCGCGTGCGGCGGCCGTCGGAGCTCGGGTGGGGGAAGTCCGGCGCCGACGTGGTGGAGGCGAAGCGGGCGGGCGCGTCCCCGTCGATCACCCTGAGCCtgtggaggaggccgaggaggggaggggcGCCGTGGAAGGCGCGGTAGCGGCGGAGGAAGCCAGGGTCGCAGAGGATGCGGGGCCAGGGCTTGCAGACGAGGGCGGCGCGGAAGAGGTGCTCCGGCTCGtccggcgggaggcggaggaggatctcggCGGTGACGTCGTCGATCAGCGGcgccatggacggcggaagcgaggGTTTTGGGTGGGGATTGGGGGAAGAGTCGGAGCAGAGGTTGGGCTCTTCCACCAGAGCCGTCTTCAGCCTTCTTTCTACTCGGTTGGGTTCGACCAGGAGTTACAGCGTAGTATCTGGGTTTTTTTTTTCTTAAAGATTTCTTTTTGCGAAAATTTCTATTTTCTTTTTATTAATATGAAAATTTCTTAAAGAAGGGTTACAGTTCAGTAAAATGAATTCAGTTGATGACAACTGGAGACATAACGACTAGTGAAAAATAAAATTCGCTAGCTCCACCACTATGCCAAGCCACTATAGGCGCGTTTGGTTGCGAAAATTCAATGACGTGCTCGTGCTCGCCTGCTCACGTTATCGCCAGGCGTCCACTCTTGACGGGATGCGGGATGGCCGCGGTATTTCAGGGGTGCGTACGCCGATCATTTAATGCATAAGCTGGACGGAAGAGCCAACGTAGATACGGTGCATACAGACAGACATGTACCAATGGTGGGATTTGGCATTAACTACAATTAATTTCTTTCCTATTTTTTCTACCAACTTCTTCTCAAATCTAGGAATGATTAATTAAGCCATTTTATTTGTTTCCAATCGTGAGGGTCAATGGTTCCAAATCAACATCGTTGCTTCCCAAAAAGATTTGCTTCCTAAAATTTACTTCGCCTCCTATCAAGTTTTCAGTCGTGTGGAATTTTTTCCTTGTTTGCTTCCAACGCTGTATTTTACTAAACAAGAACGTtggtttccaaaaatatattttgcTTGGTACGAACCGGTATTGTTGCTTCTTATAAAAATTTGGTATGAACCGGGATTGTTTTCTTCCAAAAATTTTCTTTGCCTCCTAAAATGTTTTCAGTCGTGAAGATTATTTTTGCTTGCTTCGTACGCTGTTTTCAATTGTGGAGATCCTTGCAAAAACTTTAGTTtggtttattttttgtttttgactGTCCCTGAAGTTCCAAAAACTTCAGTTTCAAAATATGTTCCATGCAACCAAAGGATTGTTTCGAGTGTGTGCATCCAACAAAATTAAAATTTATTTCCACCAAACATTAATAAATTAGAACTTGCTTCAGAAGAAAAGACAATTTGCTTCCATAGAAGTTGCTTCGAACGACATGAATGAATTGTAGGTTTTTGTTGTTACGACACAATACAAATCACAACCGAGAGTGGTCGCACATCCGTCCAGGTCTAGATTGTCTAAGCATTTTTCACTCTCTTCCATACTGATTGGTGGCCCAACTTTTGACTTTGATGGCAAAAGGAAGAGTGGAAccatcaaatttaaaaaatgtttatgattttagaaaatgtttgaaaATCTTAAAATATGTTCACGATTTCGGAGATGTTCatgagttttaaaaaatgttcatgattttcaaaaaaatTTCACGATTTTACAAAaatgagagtgatagtgtatctcggtGGTGAAGCAAAATATAATCATGGCCATTGGATATTATGATTTttcttttcccgttgcaacgcacggacaattTTGCTATAATTACAAAAGAAGGACAAATTTGGAGTGTCGGAATCTGCAAATGACGTACTTTTGGCGCCATCAAGTTAACTGTTATGTGGTGTATTTCTTTTTTTGAGAATTTGTTATGGTGTATTCTGTATGCGTACTTCGGTAATATTAATGAAGGTCTGTTTTCTAGTTCATCGTGTCTAAAAGAGAAAAGTTCAGGCTTAGCCAGGTTAACTCCCAATATAAGAGTCATTTTCAGAGTGGTCAAACGGAGCAAACGCATACGTGAGGCCATCAGTAGTGCATGTGCAATACGTGGCGGCAGGAACTACACATGGACTCGCCGTTTCTGTGATAGACCCGAGCGCTGCGATAAGTTACGGGCCGGTAGATGCGTCATGTACCATTGGAACAGATGTACGTCCTGCCGTCACGACATTGTCAAATCGAACGGCCGGCTCTCCGTATTGCACTGTTCAGCGCTACATTCCTTCCTACTGCCCCACACAATCACATTCAATACACGCTGAGACGCGTCCTTATTCTATTCGTACACGAAGCGGGAGCAAGCGAGCTCGTCCGCTACTTCGCTGCTCTCCGTTTGGTTGCCCATAAAATCGCAACTAGGCATGTTGTATGCAACATCTTTTTGGTGTTGGGCTGTTTGGTTACATGCAAATAATCCTGAGCTTGCATGTGACGGTTCTTAAAGCACCTCCTTAATCTTCCGCCAATCTCTCCCTCCTCCGAGCACCTTATCTCTCGGGTCTTCCAGCCTAGCCAAAGGCACACCCTCGTCGCACCTCCTCCGTTGGTCGTCTCGGTGGCACCGCTCGCAGCTGGCGCCGGCACGATGTCCACCCCTTCACCTCTCCCTACTACATCTAGATCTGGCTTGGGAAGATGGCCTGCCAGACCACTGTCGTCCTCCTCGTGCTATCCGACGCCGCCGAGCAACCCTCTCATCGGCACCCTCACCGCGGCCTTCTCCACCTCAGCCTGGCTCAAGGAGCGGCTCAAggcggaggaggatgggggtcgggtgtggattacctgcctggataggcgaggccgagcagtgtgaaggagggtcgccggcgaggaggcggcgctgcaag is drawn from Triticum dicoccoides isolate Atlit2015 ecotype Zavitan chromosome 6B, WEW_v2.0, whole genome shotgun sequence and contains these coding sequences:
- the LOC119320723 gene encoding uncharacterized protein LOC119320723, which translates into the protein MAPLIDDVTAEILLRLPPDEPEHLFRAALVCKPWPRILCDPGFLRRYRAFHGAPPLLGLLHRLRVIDGDAPARFASTTSAPDFPHPSSDGRRTRPLDCRHGRVLDPVTGDRHAIPAPDIEWLIESAAVLCAADGCDHLDCHGGPFRVLFVATHDYKDTICASVYSSETGAWSEPVCLDNSCACFAKHMREGEVYRRYYTPYLHPKRGTLVGDAVYFTVRLGNAIIKYDLGKNSISMIDPPPHTMYYIALMAMEENSLGFAYIMDSSLDIWSRKVDREGPAEWVQYRVIELEKTIPVAKQDEKPIVVGSAEGVGVIFVCTGAGLFMIKLSSGQVKKVDEPGVYFSVLPYLSFYTPDQDGALFFYKTLAVGMICVARVRFSLSEMQKWIICCNIPTGRKGNELDRALALWLTIALHLLALMYPCASMCWGRSVFLFMMTVLEQPRNLDVSAF